One genomic region from Athalia rosae chromosome 3, iyAthRosa1.1, whole genome shotgun sequence encodes:
- the LOC105691898 gene encoding uncharacterized protein LOC105691898 — translation MSLILIVRMEIFDIGRSIVAIGILIGVISLLVFHWRRLGMYKHASKFYGPKILPFVGNALLFLGNPSDLLNKFEKLSILYPTSPVRFWLGPELMVVCFEPEQLKEVLTNAKLVDKSKPYDFVKICLGNGLVTAPAPIWRMHRKLIGPSLNLKILESFVDIFGAKAKRMLKRMEKEVDGEEFELDHYMSMCAFEIICETVMDLSIEEPSDADRKYIYALERAAEIGYQRLFKPWFYSDVIFYRSALGKELMECAKVLHDLSNKAIEKRKKTFFNKPHHTTATDTDSDVRSPLSQKKVIIDYLIELSLDGNKFSALDARDELNTLLVAGYETTCIAMTNVLFMLANNPDVQEKVHRELIEIYGDDDIDVRKVSYEDLPRMEYLERVIKETLRLFPSIPFISRSITEDVQMGEYTLPKGSLYVAYIYGIHRSEEYWENPLSFNPDRFTPEEIAKRHSHCYIPFNVGPRNCIGIRYAMIEMKTVLSTVLRKYVMEIDKIVPISEINMKASILLKPVNPVKIRIKRRVPDQLTHHKEPETMNNPNLDFILICSAILIAVISLLVYNLKRLDLYKAAAKYNGPPALPILGNVLLLGTNEGFYERMMALMDRYPSPSRFWLGPNLVICSDRIEDVKAILFNNKAINKAPPYKFAQDWLGNGLIMAPGTIWRAHRRVIEPFFNSKVIFSFVEMIASRSELMTEKMELELNRSDEFKIADYIAPCVFDIISETSMGFTVETQGENAANYRRCMKRVIGIASQRPFKPWLNPKIIFNLSTIGREQSQCIKTLHQLTNNVIINRKKERKMQTSDKPGSELTSSKRKVFLDLLLELAEDEKFTDTEIREELDTIIVGGNDSTSSALGFILLMLATHPDVQVKVHKELDEIYGGCAELERRSVTREDLRRMEYLENVIKETLRLFPTIPAVARIIQEDIRMGEYTLPKGCWFLVPIVAVHRNPLYWENPLNFDPDRFLPEEVSKRPSYCYLSFSTGPRNCLGSKFAMMNMKTILATVLRKYVMRKDDIVKISDIKFTSEAVTRPVHPITLRIEKRQ, via the exons ATGTCTCTCATATTAATTGTTAGAATGGAGATTTTCGACATCGGTCGTAGTATCGTCGCCATCGGTATTCTTATCGGAGTCATCAGCCTGTTAGTGTTTCATTGGAGACGACTGGGCATGTATAAACATGCGTCGAAATTCTATGGGCCAAAAATTTTACCATTTGTGGGGAATGCTCTACTTTTCCTGGGAAACCCTTCTG ATTTGCTGAATAAATTCgagaaactttcaattttatacccAACTTCACCAGTGCGATTTTGGCTTGGACCAGAATTAATGGTGGTTTGTTTCGAACCCGAGCAGTTGAAG gAAGTATTGACGAATGCAAAGTTAGTTGACAAATCGAAGCCTTACGATTTCGTCAAAATATGTCTCGGAAATGGTTTAGTCACAGCACCTG CACCAATATGGCGTATGCATCGGAAACTCATAGGACCttctttgaatttgaaaatcctcGAGTCATTCGTTGATATATTTGGAGCTAAAGCAAAGAGAATGCTGAAACGAATGGAGAAGGAAGTGGACGGTGAAGAATTTGAACTAGATCATTACATGTCGATGTGCGCATTCGAAATTATTTGTG AAACTGTGATGGACCTATCTATAGAAGAACCGAGCGACGCGGATCggaaatacatatatgctcTTGAGAG AGCGGCGGAGATCGGATACCAGAGACTTTTTAAACCGTGGTTTTATTCGGATGTCATTTTCTATCGATCTGCACTTGGCAAGGAATTAATGGAGTGTGCAAAGGTCCTGCATGATTTGAGTAACAAG GCTAtagagaaacggaaaaaaacatttttcaataagCCTCATCACACCACTGCAACAGATACCGACAGCGACGTAC gcAGTCCGTTATCCCAGAAAAAAGTAATCATAGATTATCTGATTGAATTATCACTCGatgggaataaattttcagcatTAGACGCACGTGACGAACTGAACACATTGCTTGTAGCC GGATACGAAACGACGTGCATCGCAATGACAAACGTACTCTTTATGTTGGCAAATAATCCAGATGTCCAG GAAAAGGTTCATAGGGAGCTTATCGAGATTTACGGAGACGATGACATTGATGTACGTAAGGTCAGTTACGAAGACTTGCCAAGGATGGAGTATTTGGAACGAGTTATTAAGGAAACGTTGAGATTGTTTCCTTCCATACCTTTCATCTCTCGTTCGATAACTGAGGACGTACAAATGG GAGAATACACCTTGCCGAAAGGATCCTTGTACGTAGCGTATATTTACGGAATTCATAGGAGCGAAGAGTACTGGGAAAATCCGTTAAGTTTTAATCCAGATAGATTCACTCCTGAAGAAATTGCAAAACGCCATTCCCACTGTTACATTCCCTTCAACGTGGGGCCGCGAAATTGTATCG GTATAAGATATGCTATGATAGAAATGAAGACGGTTCTCTcaactgttctccgaaaatatGTCATGgaaatagataaaattgtACCAATCAGCGAAATCAATATGAAAGCAAGTATACTTTTGAAGCCTGTGAATCCAGTAAAAATTCGCATAAAGAGACGGGTACCAGATCAACTTACGCACCACAAGGA ACCCGAAACCATGAATAATCCAAatcttgattttattttaatctgTTCTGCCATACTTATTGCCGTGATTTCTTTACTGGTGTACAATTTGAAACGATTGGACCTGTACAAAGCAGCTGCAAAATACAATGGACCACCAGCTTTGCCGATTTTGGGTAATGTACTACTTCTTGGAACCAATGAAG GTTTCTACGAAAGGATGATGGCACTTATGGATCGGTATCCGTCCCCAAGTCGATTTTGGCTTGGACCAAACTTAGTTATTTGTTCTGATCGAATAGAAGACGTAAAG GCTATACTCTTCAACAATAAAGCAATTAATAAAGCACCACCGTACAAGTTTGCTCAGGATTGGTTAGGCAATGGTCTAATTATGGCTCCTG gTACAATATGGCGCGCACATCGAAGAGTAATCGAACCATTCTTCAATTCAAAAgtcatattttcttttgtgGAAATGATTGCATCAAGATCAGAATTAATGactgaaaaaatggaattggAATTGAACAGATCTGATGAATTTAAAATAGCTGATTATATCGCACCCTGCGTTTTCGATATAATTTCTG AAACTTCAATGGGATTCACCGTAGAAACACAGGGTGAAAACGCTGCAAACTATAGGAGGTGTATGAAAAG GGTGATAGGAATTGCTTCACAGAGACCATTCAAGCCATGGCTAAACCCgaagataatttttaatctttcCACAATCGGAAGAGAACAAAGTCAGTGTATAAAAACTCTACACCAACTTACTAACAAC GTGATaataaatagaaagaaagaaagaaaaatgcagACAAGCGATAAACCCGGATCTGAACTGACAAgttcaaaaagaaaagttttcttGGATCTATTGTTAGAGCTCgcggaggatgaaaaatttacagacACAGAAATACGTGAAGAACTTGACACAATTATCGTAGGC GGTAACGATTCGACATCCAGTGCGCTTGGTTTCATCTTATTGATGCTTGCAACGCACCCGGATGTTCAG GTGAAGGTTCACAAGGAACTTGATGAAATTTACGGGGGTTGCGCCGAGCTTGAGAGACGCAGCGTTACTAGAGAAGATCTTCGACGGATGGAGTACTTGGAAAATGTGATAAAAGAAACATTACGCTTATTTCCAACAATTCCAGCTGTTGCGCGTATTATTCAAGAAGATATCCGTATGG GCGAATATACGTTACCAAAAGGGTGTTGGTTTCTGGTACCAATTGTCGCGGTTCACAGAAATCCATTGTACTGGGAAAATCCATTGAATTTTGATCCGGACAGATTTCTTCCTGAAGAAGTTTCTAAACGTCCCTCTTATTGTTATCTCAGTTTCAGTACGGGACCAAGAAATTGCCTGG GCTCGAAATTTGCTATGATGAACATGAAAACAATCCTAGCGACGGTCCTTCGGAAATATGTAATGAGGAAAGACGATATTGTCAAGATTAGTGATATTAAGTTCACGTCAGAAGCTGTTACGAGACCGGTGCATCCGATAACACTGCGAATAGAAAAACGACAGTAA